One Arachis hypogaea cultivar Tifrunner chromosome 18, arahy.Tifrunner.gnm2.J5K5, whole genome shotgun sequence genomic window, ATCCTGTGTTTGTTGGTGCTGCCTCCTCTTGTGCAGTTGGCACTACCTCCTCCTCTGCAGCTGGCACGACCTCCTCCCTGTCATGataataaacaaaatatttgataatCAATGAATTTCatgtaaacaaaaatattttatttatttcaaaaacaaaTCAAAGGGAAAAAGAAGAGTTCATTGTTTATTAGGTTTGTTCATAAAacttataagaaaaagaaaatatagaataagtaaacagaaagaatagaaagaaataataaacCTTGCGAAAtaagaagagaatgaaaataATACCGACCTGTGATGGTGATCAGTCGAATAAGgctgtgatggtggtggtggtgttgcatTGAGAGGAGTGCTTGTAGGATAACCCTTATGGACGGCATTGATGTCCTTCATCAGCTTCTGAAAGCGCTCTTGCAGCTGTGCCCGGGTCCTGCCGGGGAGACGAACAGCCACGGCCTCCCAGCAGTTCTGGATAGTATCCTGAAAACAACTGGTAATAATTGACTCAAATGCTTTGTTCTCCTCCCAAGTCCAGACCGGAGGTTGAGGTTGAGGTTGAGGATGACCACCGACATTGGGAATCAGCTCGAACGTGTTCCTACTGGTATCCCACTCAGTCTGAGGCTGAGATGGTGGATAACCACACGTGTCAGCGAAAAACTCATCCGTCAGCGTCCTTACTATATCCGTCTGAGATTGAGGCCGAGGCGGAGACCAAGGCTGAAGCTGAGGCTGAGACCAAGGCTGAGGGTGAGGGTGAGACTGAAGTGGTTGATTACCACACACGTCAATGGCACGTGACTGAGGCTGACACTGAAATGGTTGATAACCAGATAAAGGGTTTTCCCAATAGTGCTCTGTCATCCTCATAGCTTCGGACAAACACTCATCAATAACCGGCTGATGTGGTTGATTACCACTCACGTCCATGGCACACGGCTCACCTACATTGGCGGCAACAATCTTGTTTTCGTCCCCATTCCAGACGGGCTCAGGCAGAGGCGGACACTCAAACTCAAACTGCGGTGCTTCATCGTCGGCATCAAAGTCTATCATATCGCACGGGTCTCCGATATCCCATGGATTCATCATTGCAGAATCTGATTGCTCGtcactcattcttcttcttctctttcttcttcttctttcttggtttcctatttcttcttcttctttcttgattttctcttcttcttctccttcttcttctttcttggtttcctgTTTTTGGAtatagtatttatatttatttatgtaagcTTCACTTTCTAAGATAAAGTGTATCAATTTAATATACATtaggataaaaattaaaagatttcatttttcaatttcagttttaaaattttattgtaagaatatttattttttatattatataaatttagatagttttaattaaaacaaaaagctttCAAAAGCATCAAAAATTGAGTGTGTCAATTTAATTTATAAGATTatggataaaaattaaaaaatctcattttcaaatttcattttaggatttctTATCTTTTTGTATTATGTAAATTTAGATAGTTTTAATTAAAACAAAAGACTTTCAGAAGGGATTAAATCttgatttaaaatttgttttaataaatataattttaaatgttaaaccaaaatttaaatataatattgcaGTGAAGCAGTTAAAGTAGTAAAATACTGAAGACAGCTAATATGAATAATAATGTACTTAATCTTAGTAAACTCAATATTTTACCCACCTCATTCCATTTCCATTTATTGAATCATTTTCCAACACATCATACCAAACAGAGAGGAAAACATACGCAATTCTTCGTACTAGaaaaagcttatcaaagattaagGTTAATAATAAGTTTGAATTCTAAAAAAATGGGTAAATAGTTTTATCTTAGTCCAAGAAGAGGGTATAAGAAGAGTGAAACCTTCCTTCGAATCAGTGTATCTCTGAACCTCCAAGTCCAACTCTTGAGCCATCAACAATGCACTACTAGTGTTTGATAAATTACTCGAAAGAAAAGTTGTGAGAAGAAGAGTAAGATTGAGCTTCCTCTTAGTAAAAAATGTTGATAAATGCATGATGTGGTTGTTGTGAGGTTCATTGTGAAGAATGCAGGTAGCAGAATTGAAAGAGGGGATTGAGAAGAAGGTTCTGGAAGAAGAGTTTTGTGAATGGTGGAGAAGAGTGAAGCAAGTTTTCAAAGCCATTGGAATTGAATTGCACAGGGACATGAGAAGAGTTAAGCGCGTTAATTGTAAAAATTGAACATTTGTTACCGTTGTTTTTATTAGTAGTCTCAAATGTTTGAGGTTTGAAAATCAAACCGGTCATCTAACCAGTGAAATTAGATATTCAAAAATTCAATCGAAATTTAATTAGGATTTAAttggatataataaaataatatattaatatatataaaatattttttaaaaaaatatatttaatttttttctgtagTTTATTATTTTGAATCGATTAACTGTTAATATATATATCAGTTTAATTAGTTAATCgattttttctaattaattttttgtcaaaCGATATATATTAAATCGAATTAATTTGATGGCCAATTCTTAATTAACGGGATGGAACGGATTAATTTCAATCTAATTTTTAATAGTATGGTCATGTTagttcatttttcaaaataaaaatttttcaaaaaattttttatagagatttttttatatttatgacaATATATAAAGGTAATAGAAGAATTTGGTGTTTAATTTTCGCTTTTTTATCTTAACCCTATCAATAAAGAATAATTGATataaccttttatttttaaaaggtcaaaaaataaattaccaattaactttttttttatttctattacggTTACTTGTCTATTTCATGGATAACGTCTGATCACTTCATCTCCTTTTTCGTTCCattctcttcttttagagttttgtctatttttattaattttttttatctctctatgtctttttctatttattaaactaattatgtATTACTTTTTTTGtcttaaaaaattgtaaaaaaaaacgaCTTATAATTAATTATACCAAATCTCTTCCAATCcatttttatgataataaaaaaataaagggaATAGAAGAGTTTAGTGTCTAATTTCTGTTTTTTTATCCTAACcctgttaataaaaaataactgaTATAacgttttattttaaaaaaggtaaaaaaaaaaagtaaattactaattaacttttttttttcattcttattacgattacttttctattttacgTATAATTTTCAATCATTTCGTCTTTTCTTTTATTCCATTCTCTTCtttcagatttttttatttttattaatttttttatctctctgtatcattttttatttattaaattaattatgtattacttttatttttatttttttgtcttcaaaaaattgcaaaaaaaaaatgactTATAATTAACTCTActaaaaactccatttttgtgatAACTATAAGAAATGTGGTTATAACTTTTTAATAATTTGTGGTAATATAAAAGATGTTTATTTATATTGAATTAAGGtagagtaaaaaaaaaactaaaagtagatggagtatatattttttgccTTCATATGATTTACATAGAAAATTAAGGATGAagcaatttttaagaaaaaaaaagactatttaaagaaaaatagaaaattcatTACATGGATATatgcatttttaaaaaaatgatattatgaaataataaattaaaatttttatttataatattatttaattgatatatatcaTTAATCATCTGTTTTGTAACGTTTTTAGATAAATATATTAGTTTTACTGTTGATTTTCACATATCATatatttaaagataaattaaaagtGTTTCATACAATATTAGTTGgttaacattttttattcataatatcttttattttattaggtcaCATTCTATTTTACATGATTCTTGATTCTATTATTTGACCAAAAATTTGtcattttttagttttgttttaaatCTTAGTTTAGAATCTTAATTCTGTTTTAGGacaatttaccaaaataaataatttgatttcCAAT contains:
- the LOC112773132 gene encoding uncharacterized protein isoform X1, which gives rise to MSDEQSDSAMMNPWDIGDPCDMIDFDADDEAPQFEFECPPLPEPVWNGDENKIVAANVGEPCAMDVSGNQPHQPVIDECLSEAMRMTEHYWENPLSGYQPFQCQPQSRAIDVCGNQPLQSHPHPQPWSQPQLQPWSPPRPQSQTDIVRTLTDEFFADTCGYPPSQPQTEWDTSRNTFELIPNVGGHPQPQPQPPVWTWEENKAFESIITSCFQDTIQNCWEAVAVRLPGRTRAQLQERFQKLMKDINAVHKGYPTSTPLNATPPPPSQPYSTDHHHREEVVPAAEEEVVPTAQEEAAPTNTGYHHWTEDEHRNCALIQAF
- the LOC112773132 gene encoding uncharacterized protein isoform X2, whose translation is MSDEQSDSAMMNPWDIGDPCDMIDFDADDEAPQFEFECPPLPEPVWNGDENKIVAANVGEPCAMDVSGNQPHQPVIDECLSEAMRMTEHYWENPLSGYQPFQCQPQSRAIDVCGNQPLQSHPHPQPWSQPQLQPWSPPRPQSQTDIVRTLTDEFFADTCGYPPSQPQTEWDTSRNTFELIPNVGGHPQPQPQPPVWTWEENKAFESIITSCFQDTIQNCWEAVAVRLPGRTRAQLQERFQKLMKDINAVHKGYPTSTPLNATPPPPSQPYSTDHHHREEVVPAAEEEVVPTAQEEAAPTNTGYHHWTEDEHRSRIVD